A segment of the Corythoichthys intestinalis isolate RoL2023-P3 chromosome 16, ASM3026506v1, whole genome shotgun sequence genome:
ttggccagcactgtatttatTAATTCACTTATAGTGAATATATGGAGAGCCTTTATCATTGAGGTATTTTCAAAGGTTAAAGTGGGCAAAATGGAATGGAAAGTGGGCGTTTGGCAACCAGTCATTATTTACAGATTACTCCACAATTGACTTTTCTGTGCAAAGAATACATAAGCAGAGTTAGTGAAAATGGACTATCTCGGCCCGGCAGAtccctttaaagtgcatgtgacacgaaaaagcatgtttatttcataatacacgcagtattttatgctcctgaatgatatggaccgcttggatgtgtgtggacacgatcgctatatttatttagtttttttaatcccgcgtctaggaggagggcgctgtgacgtgtacgggtgaaggcgtcgtcttcactaaacagtcgtacgattgtgtatgaggactaaggattcagctgattttgcggattaatacgtttacttttcgcatcacgccagccaaacggctgcagaaaaatcttgctttatgagggagaggcgtgtgcgcctttttggagtttcaaaaggttcccattcaccgtggatatttactgtgggaccattggacttatgaggaagtgagtaaacatcttgttttgtattatgtcaaatacgaatacagcgattacaaagtaaacactacaaactttctttaaataaaggactactaacGTTTGAttattgataggcatataaaaacattagctgcaagttagctgcacaacaactgcagccgccctcctccggggaacgaagtgtaagttgctctccgccgggcggtttgccgatccgcgaagacaatcgacaacccagtcgtcatgtcaaatcatCCGGGCtaattatgtgtgattttccgcttcgaagactttgaaacatcactcggttcgggttagcatgtcggctagctgtcacgcctcttggtttgtttattctccaaagccagggaagggaaatgacatatatccgatttaggtgtcataaaatatcgttcgggaggtgcgacagtaaaggtgaagtcgacagttttgaccattatagagtaattttgccatgtcgtcctgaataagtgcatttttattatttcatattccatttagcacaagactgttatttgtcatgaccatgccatttatttagcaattggggaaaatacttggataaaaagaatatcctgtaaaatattgaggtaaagagacagaaacaaagacattttgcaactctcttcgtcgcgttttcctcgttgtgaatagttccccctcgacgggctgactggtccttctaaagccatttatttaggtattggggaaaaatatttggataaaaagaatatcctgtaaaaatattggagtagagagactgaaacaatgacattttgcggctctcttcgtcgcgttttcctcgttctgaataattccccctcaatgggctgaatagtaaaaccgatgagcccagtcacccgctgacgtcgtccacctgttggggacgctagagccctataatggtaggcgtggctaaccggcagatttaaagactaatttctcgacatctgcgctttgctaaattgtggtatatagtcaaatcgtctcaaaatatgattctaattcacataataatgctatataagactttttttctcctgtcgtatgctctttaaggcctGCCCGTACTTACCCCACACCCATGAGATAGCGTGGCTTTTCCCGAGGAAGGTGGTCTGTGCTGAGCGTCACCATCCGCCAGAAGTCATCCTTCTCTTCACCTCCGCTCAAGCCTCCGATAGCAAAACCAGGAACGTCACGTTTAGTCATTTCTATAAACAAAAGAAAACTGGTCAAAATGTTAAACCATTTAGAAAATGTCGGACGGTAATCAATTTTATATTGCGTGGAATTGAGGACCAAAACATGAGGATGGAGTACCTTCGAGACAGGTTTTGCGAAGCGTGGCATTCAGCCCACCCTGGATGATGGCAAAAAGATTCTGTTTGTGCGGATTCTTGTTGGCGGTGATGCAGCGGTCCAACCAACGAATGGATCTGTGCATGGCCTCCTCCACACGAGGCCCCGTCACCGTGCTGCTCACCACATCGTCCAGCTGCATCATGATGTCTGACCCTGCAATGGTCAGAAACAACACAAAATGGGACAAATAGCTCTGACCAAGATTTTTATCTAAACAGCTGCTCAGACTCACTGACCAAGACTATTCTGTATGGCGATGGACTTTTCTGGACTGAGGAGGATTTTTTCGCCATCATAGGGGGACTTGAATGTGACACCTTCCTCTGTCACCTCGGAGAGTTCGACAAGAGACACCATCTGGAAGCCTCCGCTGTCCTTCAAGCATAGGAAATATGGTAGTTTTTAAACTGCGGCCTTCTCAGGCAAGTGTGACTGCGGCACACCCCTTTAAAAAGTTACCGTCAGCAGATTCTTTTTCCAATTCATGAATCCATGCAAACCATTGGACTTTTCAATCAAATCAGGACCCTTTGGAAGAAAAACAAATGGGGATAATCACACTTTAAGAGGTTGAGCATGACTGAAAACACACATCTTTTACACTGTGGTTAATATTTATGTTACAGTACACCCCCTCCGCATCCACCAGTTTTATTAAGTTTGCGTTTGCGTTGCCGCTGCGTGTGTGAATGCCATGAGAATTaaatgattgattaggaaaaacTGGATGGAACTTATTATCTCATCCGGATGCCATTCACATCCCACCAGGGCAGTGATTCCCAACCAGTGTGCGCATGATTTGTCTGTTAACATTAGGGAACACTTTTTGTCTTTTGTCATGTTCgtgctttcatttttttcattacgtCTGTTGATGTAGATTGGATTATTGTAGTgctgaaacgattaatcgattaaatcgagtattccattaggaaaaaaagattcgatttAAATGTTGCCGCTTTGAGTATACGTTTAAAGcggggttgtaatggtttattttagaagtgttttaatttagttttattgatttggctggatacactgccctctggtctccctcatttcacatgggtgaatccagctgctccctgttaagaccaacataagttattTTTTTGAGCTAAGGTTttctttaatgcattcgtaatttaggttATAAgtgtatttagccgttttttgtgggaacgtgtctgaacgatttgttaagagctttgtataaaaaaaataaataaataaaaaaaaaaaacctttgcattttatagcatttaaacgagcggacttttgctatgtaacttagccaattgttcttttgttgtacatagatcctcatttatttttttatagtgtttgaggctcagctcaggtattttaatttttcatattccttatccgattactcgattattcgaactagcttgttcatcgattaatcgactactaaaataatcgatagctgcagccctagaccattgtatgtatatatatcgtAAAATAAACAACCCTATACTAAAGAAAACACCACTGTGGACCGCAAATTTCGTTGTTATATGTCAGACAGATGTTTTCACCCATTTTTGGGTGCAAATTCCAAAAATGATCCATTTTCCTCTGTCACATTTTTAAACCACAGGATCCCCGGCTTCCACACATTAGATGGCAGAAGGTACATAATTAACCTGTGAATCTAATTTCGTGACATTTTAGTTACGTGGTAACTTTAAGATTGTAATGTAAAATATGTGCTTTAgtttgatgataataataaagaaatgaaagaaACGGAGAAACATTGTTATGGGATATTTTCAtgtaatttggaaatttcgtaccGGCCTCATCCCAAGGTGGTACGTGTTCCCAAGACATATCTGACATCCGAGAGCATCCAGTTGTTCCGTGGTGATTCCTTTCATGGTGCCCTGAGTGCCAACCGGCATGAAAACCGGTGTGCTGACGGCAGAGTGCGGCAGCTTCAAGTCGCACGCTCTCGCTTTTGTCACCGGACACTCCGCAATAATGTGTAAAGTGAGGGGAGACGTAACTGCGAGCGTTTTCTTTAAATACATCTCAGTACTTGCCGTAGTTTCCACAAAAACACAGGTAGCGGCCATATTGAATTAGATCACGTGAAAAGGGAAGTGGCTTGATTGCTGTTCCGTTCGGCCAATTGAAATTAAGGATATTCACTAGAGGATTTAAGATGCCCAATCAAAAGGTTTTATTAATAAGTGACAGGAGAATTAGCCAATAGAGGCCTTAGATTGACAGGTAAATGGCAGGGCTTAACTTGCCGGTGTAGATCGGATGTAGTCTTCGTTGACCGGATAGTGTTTGTGTAGAGGAAGTTTTGTTTTTCCGAGTTTTCCGTCTTGTTCAATTGATTAGACGTTTAGCTAATGTTCTCTTAAGAACGCGAAATGCGAGCTGAGTGACCTACACGCCGGAAAGAGCagcttattttttttcattggagGTGGTAAAAGTCTAGTCTCTTTGACGTACACAGCTCGTATTCCGGTGGCACCTTGACGCTAACGTAGTCGAGCTAGTCGACGCGGCTAACGTTAGCCTCCGCCTTTCTTGCACTGCGCGGAGTAGCGCCCCTGACCGAGCTAACGAAGCCATGGGGAACCGGGGCATGGAAGACCTGATTCCCCTCGTCAACAAGCTCCAGGACGCCTTCAGCTCCATCGGGCAAAGTTGCAATTTGGACCTTCCTCAGATTGCTGTGGTCGGGGGGCAGAGCGCTGGGAAAAGCTCCGTTCTGGAGAATTTTGTGGGCAGGTAAGTCAACTGAGCTGACCATCAATATGGTCAaccaatatttgttatttttaaaatattcttAACGTGCAGTTTGGTTGTTAATTCGGTGCTCTTAATAGGACCATCAAAGGCACATTTCATATAGTAGGGGCTAACAGCCGGTCAATGCTAAATCTTACAGACTGTGGTAAACCTGTTTTGTAAAGTCATGCACGTTCaacaacttgaaaatattaacttTTAATAcacattatgtgtgtttttagcTTGATTCCTTCGAGCTTTTGGTTCATATGAAGATCAAAGTCTTCTGTATATGCTTTGATGGGTCTAGTGTACTCACTATtatgattcaattcaattttatttgtatagcactatatcacaacaaggttaaaatgtaattaaaagCCACACCCACGCCATTGAGTTTTTAGAATCTGATTGTTTTTTACTGAGTTGGTGGCAGTGCATCTTGTTCTGTCTTGATTGAAATTGAAATTATATTGGGGCTGAATTTCCTTTGCAGAATCTGGATTATTGCAGCTGGACATGGCTTGTACAATAGCTCCCTTTCAagtcttcttcttttttgtctAAAGTGGAGACTGCGGCGAGACACAACTTCCTTGTGCATcttccgctttttttttttttgtgtgcaactCAGATACTGTAATGTCTGTGAAGTCTCATTGCATTATGTCCTCTCCCACATCAGCGAATAGGATCCACCTCCAGATAAGAGACTAAACAAGCTTGCTCTCGGCCAGCTTGTCGAGCAGGTTTTCTCACCGGTTGTAGCCCGACCTGTGCTTGAGAGTGAGCAGTCTCACAGGCAAGACGTTGGCATTAGAAATTGGGTTAGAAAGCCTGTTCTAACTTGCTTCTCAAAAAGAATACCTGTGcaggcttgtttttttttgttcattcagaTTTGACACACATCAGATATAATCGAAGACATGCACTGAATTTTAATGCCAGCTATCTGATGATGCAAATGTGAGATGACCTTTGCATTGTCATTGCCCAAGTGATAGTGTGAACAGGCATAACACCATGCGACAAACCTGGAAGTACTAAGGGAGTTGCCTTGAGAATTCTAGAAGAACTGGTGTGCTCATGTTGTTGTGACTAATGGTTGAGGAGGGATCGCAATGTTGtagtaaaatatgaaaatatatcCACTTAATTGCTGCTAAAGAATGAATGAAGGAATAAGATGAGTGCAGGTGTCCTCGTGCAAGGAATGAAACTTTCACTTTTTTGCACATGTGAGAATTAAAGCGGCTGTGTCATTTCACGCGTTCACAAATGCATCTGAAATACTGAAATAGAATGCCCCTAAAGTAGCACAGTTTGACTAAAACTTCCAACGCAAGTTGAACTGCTATTGACTGCTATCAACGTCCAAGCCATTCAGAACTGGGAGCGCGATGCGAGACCCTCTGAATTCAAATGGTCTAGGCGTTGTTCGCTgtcaattaggcatgtgccgaaaTGAGATTCTgagggtatgataaccttaagcaaaaatatcacggtattgcaatcaaagctctaaaatgtgttcctTTGAGATACTGtactgtgttaaaaaaaaaaaaaaaaaaaaaactttttcccattgaacatgatttttagttttcaaaacatattagcaaattggaacataactattatgttaagtttaaaaaaaaaacaaaaagcaactgaaatattctaaataaaattaaaataaatgcagtcctttaggtgagcctaaacccacacccacagctcaacattattaccatcagaacaaaaataattgaattattttccataaaaagcacgtgtgcatGACCCGTAtcttgtttacattatatacacacactccTTTTCAACACAGAAAGATgccagagagggaaaaaaaacacatttcaccaacgctagacacactagacacgctggagttactaaccctttaattttgtataaatgcgaagtcatagtggaggtattgcctcctcggcagccacccttcgcaaacatgttttacatgtcgattggccttcctcctctaacccgcggctgtctgtaacttttctgtagccgaagtattcccataccagagatttggttttctttgatggggggaaaacgtttcacctcctccagccatcgtgtagaacagctgactcactgacactgagcaacaacttgtGGGGGAggtttgagccttacagctacaAGGGAGggattttttaatgcatttttgggacataaacatagctaataccttaggcacGGTATGACAgaatatttttacagttttgaaaccttgacgttttcacaccacggtataccttgaaatctGTAATCGGCTCATGCCTACTGTCAATGATGGCAAAGCTAAccccacattttttttaaagccactAGTGACACCAAAGAGTGCATCGAATCAGATTTATTAGTCTCCCAACTCTGTAGCACATTGTTAAATTCAAGTCATTGACTTCAAACTTCATTGTCTGCTCTCAAATTTTCCATGGGGGAAAAGCATCTGGCTACCACAAAACTGTCTTTTAAATATGGCAGTTTCATCTGCTTTACCACTGATTGCCAACAGTCCTCGCAATCTGTTAGTGAAAGTGAGCACATAAATTAGCACCCGCCGCCCACAATTGGATATTTTTGCAAATCAGGCCCAGGAATGCTAAAACGCTCCAGTCACCTTTCCTCATCTCACATCAGCAaagcagcaaatgaagcaagaatgtattttttaaatttagtaaCCTTACAATTTACTACTTTCCAAATCTGTACGCTACTCAACCATTCAGCGGTATCAAAGCCCTGAAGTATCAAATACTGATGGCACAATTTATTCTTTTGACATTAATCTTATTTGAACTGTGAGGACCTTACAGcaacagttcaaatgaattggacgtctgttgctgtcaatggcagccattgagtttacAAGGAGTTGATATTAAGCCCAAACTAGGCCATGATATGGTGAAAtacattgtaaactgtctttcaATTCCCccctaaacaaaacaaaaaacaacaaatcagCTATTCTTGGAGAATGATTCATTGAATGAGGTTCAAAGTACAATGGCCCTTCTGATGTCAAACATAGTCCATTCTCTGAATTTCCTTacaaaatgcataaaaatggttcaatcctTTGGGTGTGCGAGCATGTTTCAGTTAGACAAACAGCCTGTGAGAATTCCAGACTGCTTTGTTATAATGCAAGATTGAATTAATATATTACTGCCTTCATTTGCTGCTCTTATTACGGACAGTGTTTTCTTCCGAAATATATTCCTCAGTGGCTGTCTATCTGCTTTGCCGTTTAGAACAACTTTTTAAGTTATTCTGGTAAACCAAACTACATCATTGCTTTTCTTTATGGATTATGCCTGTGGTTTATGTTGTCTGCTTTCCGTTATGCTATTACGTTGTAGTCCGCTCCTGTTGTGATGGAATGGATATAAGTGCAGCGATGTTGGAGTGTAACAAATTCGCCTCTGGGGATAAAGGCTAATtctattttaattcattttaacattctgAACCAGAAATAGTTAGACATTTTTGCTTAAAGGTTCTATTCAATTCTTAGACAGATGGGTGAGGTCATTTGTAGGTTGGTGAAAAATCATCAATCACATTTATATCTTGAATTTTACTTGACTCAATTTGACATAGTTGAGCACAAAAACTCTTGAATTCAAATGATAATTTAATTTTGgtgttttaaagggatccacagatagaaagacttgtagttcttaaaagataagcgTTAttagagttaaaataatttgatattgaacccctcttgatgttttcgtttttataaaatttgcaaaattagttttaccagtaggtcgccattgttgttaacGTCgcagagcggtgacgtcacatggttacgctgccaggctttcagagtatgactatagcgacataaaaatgtcatctgttcaaccctttcaatttgaacccgagaggaaaattaatgagcatgacagcactgtcgatatttcacaaaacgagcagcaaaagctaaatgaacaggaaagacgggatgagacgagagtaggggggaaaaaaaacagtgttctgccaaaatgtgccacATTGGCaaaacgtctacaagaggcaaatttgctTGCCGCTTTCAACCGATGAGCGCATattttggacgtctcgccgcgtagaaagaATTGCAATAACCCGGTAGTATCCTTTGAGTGaccgtgacaatctacgtcatcaccccgagcgtccattgcgtgcTTAAAACACGACGCCCTCCTTAGTTCAaaacgtactaaatattatagatttttaaatcaatggcattacagtagtacctcgacaTCCGATTGCTTTGACAcaggatcttttcgacatccgacgtaaacttTGACTTGCCATTTCTTCTACcggcgacatgctcgaaatacgatgatctATGACGGCGGCGCAGTTTTTGTTTTCCCCACAGGACGCACACACGGAAGATTTTCTTGTGACagcaatcaacatgggttccaataatgttagtgcaggtgggggGAAAAGgataaaggtgatgcttaccatggaAATCAAGTTGggaataatagaaaaatatgagcgtcgtgtgcgcatccatgaactggctcgacagtatggccgtagaatgtctactcttaagcctgagttatactcccgcgttgcggtgacggcgtagcgactacggcgtcattcgacattcgatagttctgcggtgagggaacgcgttgctctgtaattcaccgccaagccactagagggatgtggcgttatgtttgtacggttttggggcatgattgttgactacttccgctagtcggagaaaaaataaacaatgcaagatggaactcttgaaagtaaatattctgctcatcaacactgaataaatattgaacatacaaatgttgacgggcaggcgacgcagaagacagtttcgaggcggtctggccgacttttgatgccgcacagagagttttagactcgggtggagagagctagctgtggcggctagcttcaaactggcgtcgagcactgcgttcaaggtctgcaaagccctccagcctgatttgtttgccgtgtccaacaaccagccagtgggaagccatagcagatttctggcgtctagggaacttcccaaact
Coding sequences within it:
- the qtrt1 gene encoding queuine tRNA-ribosyltransferase catalytic subunit 1, translated to MAATCVFVETTASTEMYLKKTLAVTSPLTLHIIAECPVTKARACDLKLPHSAVSTPVFMPVGTQGTMKGITTEQLDALGCQICLGNTYHLGMRPGPDLIEKSNGLHGFMNWKKNLLTDSGGFQMVSLVELSEVTEEGVTFKSPYDGEKILLSPEKSIAIQNSLGSDIMMQLDDVVSSTVTGPRVEEAMHRSIRWLDRCITANKNPHKQNLFAIIQGGLNATLRKTCLEEMTKRDVPGFAIGGLSGGEEKDDFWRMVTLSTDHLPREKPRYLMGVGYAVDLVVCVALGCDMFDCVFPTRTARFGSALVPWGSLQVKHKQYAKDFQPIDPDCQCPTCKRHSRAYLHALFKSDTAAMHHVTIHNIAYQLNLMRSVRQSIVEGHFPDFVRAFMRRMFPSRDQYPSWAVDALTSVNITLE